Part of the Streptomyces sp. WMMC500 genome is shown below.
AGGGTGGGCCCATGCCGCACTCGCCGTTCGAGATCGAGTCCCTCGCCGAGTTCGACGCCGCCGTCGCCTCCGGCTCCATCAGCGGGTTCCGCGTGCAGTCCGTCGATCTGACGGCCCGTACGCGGCTGCTGCTCACCGCCGACGTGCACGGCGCGGTGTTCCTCGGCTGCCCGATGGCCGAGGAGGCGGCGCGGCGCGTGCAGCGCGACGGCGCGCTGGTCTTCCCCGTGGTGCCGGATCTGCCGTTCGACCCGTACCGGGGTGCGCTGTACACCGCGGACGAGCTGTTCGCGGGCCTGGCGCGGGGGTACGAGGAGACGCCGGACGCCCGCTCGTACGCCTGGTTCCGCCGCACCCGTGCCGAGCACGACATATTCGCCGCCGTGATCCGCGGCATGCACGACGAGTCGATGTCCAACGCCCTCGACGAGCGGCTGCGCGCGGGCCGCCCGGTCGTCGGCGTCATGGGCGGGCACGCCCTGGCGCGCGGCGGCGAGGACTACGCGGGCGCGGCCCGGCTGGGCCGGGCGCTGGTGCGCGCCGGGTTCGACGTGGCCACCGGCGGCGGGCCCGGCGCCATGGAGGCGGCCAACCTGGGGGCGTACGGCGCGGAGTTCGACGACGCGACGCTCGACGAGGCGGTGCGGATGCTGGGCAAGGCGCCGTCGTTCAGCCCGTCGGTGGCCCAGTGGGCGGACGCGGCGTTCGCGGTACGGGAGCGGTGGCCGGGCGGCGGCGACTCGATCGGCATTCCCACGTGGTTCTACGGCCACGAGCCGCCGAACGCCTTCGCCGGCCACATCGCGAAGTACTTCACGAACGCGCTCCGCGAGGACGGCCTGCTGGCCCGCAGCACGGCGGGCGTGGTGTTCCTGCCGGGCGCGGCGGGCACGGTGCAGGAGGTCTTCGACGCGGCGACGCCCAACTACTACGAGTCGCGCGGCGCACCGCGGCCGATGGTGCTGGTGAACCGCGACCACTGGACGGCGCGGCTGCCGGCGTGGCCGTTGCTGTCGGCACTGGCGGCGGGCCGGTCGATGGCACCGCGGATCGCGCTCGTCGACACGGTGGACGAGGCCCCGCAGGCGCTGCTGCGACTGGGAGCGGCGGACTAGGGACGGGCTCGGGGAGATGTAGCCCGCGGGGGTCTCGGGGGCGGAGCCCCGGCATCGGGTACAAGCCGCGGAGATCAGTGACGGCATTGTCCGTGACCAACAGTGTTGAGCGTGTTGTTGCGGTGGGTGCGTACCCGAGAGGGCGGCGAATCGCGCTCTCGGGTACACCCTTGGGTGCGGGTGGTGCCGATCGTGGAGCTGTGGGCGGTGCCGAACTCTGCGACGTGCCGCCCCCTGCCCTCGCCACCCGGGCGCCTGCTCACGGGTCGCGCTGTTCGCCCCGGGCCTCGGGCCGGCGATGGGGTCCCGCGGCGGTCGGGGCGGGGTTCTCGGCCAGCAGGGCGCCGAGGGCGGCGGCTTCGGGGGTGCCGAGTTCGCCGAACAGTTCCAGGGCCCGCTGCCACTGGGCGCGGGCCGCGTCCGGCTGGGCCAGCAGTTGGTGGCAGTGGCCACTCTCCTCCAGGGCCCGCGCCTGCTGGTAGCGGTCGCCCAGCTCCGCGGCGCGGTCGGCGGCCAGCCGGTGGCATTCCAGCGCCTGCTGGGCCCGCGCAGCCCCGCCCGAGACGCGCAGCGTGGTGCCCAGCTCGTTGAGAAGCGCCACCTCGGCGCTGCGGTGGCCGATCTCCCGGACCACTTCAAGCGCCTCGTGGATGGCGGTCAGGGCCGCCGGGTAATGCCCGGAGTGCCGTTGGATGGAGCCGATGGTGCCCAGCACGTTGGCCTCGCTGACCCGGTCACCCACTGTTTGCGCGACGGCGAGGATCTCTCGGCTCATGGCCAGGATCTCGGCACCGGTCTCGAACGTCTCCGCGAAGCGGCCCAGCGGCTCGTACCACGCTCCGCGTGCGCCCAGCCGGTCGTGCCCACCGTCCGGCGCGGCCAGTTCCCGGGCGATCGCCAGCGCCGCCGTGTAGTGGTCGCGGGCCTCCGGGTATCGGCCCTGGTGCTGGAGCACCTCGCCGAGGTTGCCCAGTGCCCATCCCTCGCCCGCCCGGTCGCCCAGCGCGCGGAAACCCCTCAGCGCCTGCCGGAAGCTGGACTCGGCCCGCGGGAAGCGGCCCAACCGCCAGTGCACCGCGCCGAGTCGGGCCAACGCGACGGCCCGGGTGGCGGGGTCCGGGTCCTCGGCGGCCAGGCCGTGCAGCGCCTCAGCCTCCGGATAGTGGCCGGCGGTGTCGAGGTAGCGGGCGAGCAGCCCGGAAAGCACCCCCGCGTGACCGGCACCCTCCCTTTGCCCGCCGCCTCGCTGCGCGCCCCCGTCGGCGGCGGCCACCGCGACGGCGAGCAGGCCGTCCCGTTCGCTCTCCATCCACGCCGCGGCGGCCCGCCGGTCGCCCGGCGCGGGCAGTTCCGGTCCGCCGGGCCCGGGATCCGGGCGGCGGTGGCGCTCGTACGGCGCCAAGACGTCCATCGCCCGCGCGGCGGCGTGCCGGTGGTAGGACAACAACCGCTCGAACGCCGCCCTTCGGGTCCGCGCCGGTTGCTCGTCGTGGGCGCGGGCCGTCGCGTAGACGCGTACCAGATCGTGGAACTCGTACCGCCCGGGTGCCGGCTGGCGCAGGAGGTGGGCGGCGTGCAGGGCGGCAAGCCCGGCCGCGGCAGCCGGCCGGTCGGTCCCGGTGAGCGCGGCGGCGGCCCAGGAGTCCACATCGGGGCCCGGGTGGCAGGCCAGCAGCCGGAACAGTCGCCGGCAGTCGGGCGCCAGGCTCTCGTAGGAGAGCCGGAGCGCCAGCTCGACGCTGTCCTCGCAGCGCAGCCGGGTCCGCTGCCCGGTGAGGAGTTCCAGGTGGTCGGCGAGGGTCCAGCCGAACCGGTCCCGGATCCGCCCGGCCACCACCCCGAGCGCCAGCGGTAGGTGGCCGATCGAGCCGGCGATCAGCGCGGCGGTCGCCGGGT
Proteins encoded:
- a CDS encoding tetratricopeptide repeat protein, with product MTSSVREGDDGALPQPDGARTVDDLVSRLRELRVWAGVSEREVHRRVVRARADRGVPEVPAFDTVHRCFRPGRRRLDAELLADVAEALVAGGAGRWRAAHARVVGGSAGAGVATVAGTPPDDLPAFTGREAELAVLLAPSVAPRVTVVEGMAGIGKTTLAVRAVHLLLRRERFGAVLWVNLRGHAPDLPPAAPEAVLEGFLRRLGMSADRIRLLDAAGRVREFRRRATRLRTLVVLDDAGSAAQVAPLLLGEGCRTLVTSRHRLTGLTGAERLPLEVFSPRESLDLLRRTAGAERVDADPATAALIAGSIGHLPLALGVVAGRIRDRFGWTLADHLELLTGQRTRLRCEDSVELALRLSYESLAPDCRRLFRLLACHPGPDVDSWAAAALTGTDRPAAAAGLAALHAAHLLRQPAPGRYEFHDLVRVYATARAHDEQPARTRRAAFERLLSYHRHAAARAMDVLAPYERHRRPDPGPGGPELPAPGDRRAAAAWMESERDGLLAVAVAAADGGAQRGGGQREGAGHAGVLSGLLARYLDTAGHYPEAEALHGLAAEDPDPATRAVALARLGAVHWRLGRFPRAESSFRQALRGFRALGDRAGEGWALGNLGEVLQHQGRYPEARDHYTAALAIARELAAPDGGHDRLGARGAWYEPLGRFAETFETGAEILAMSREILAVAQTVGDRVSEANVLGTIGSIQRHSGHYPAALTAIHEALEVVREIGHRSAEVALLNELGTTLRVSGGAARAQQALECHRLAADRAAELGDRYQQARALEESGHCHQLLAQPDAARAQWQRALELFGELGTPEAAALGALLAENPAPTAAGPHRRPEARGEQRDP
- a CDS encoding LOG family protein, with protein sequence MPHSPFEIESLAEFDAAVASGSISGFRVQSVDLTARTRLLLTADVHGAVFLGCPMAEEAARRVQRDGALVFPVVPDLPFDPYRGALYTADELFAGLARGYEETPDARSYAWFRRTRAEHDIFAAVIRGMHDESMSNALDERLRAGRPVVGVMGGHALARGGEDYAGAARLGRALVRAGFDVATGGGPGAMEAANLGAYGAEFDDATLDEAVRMLGKAPSFSPSVAQWADAAFAVRERWPGGGDSIGIPTWFYGHEPPNAFAGHIAKYFTNALREDGLLARSTAGVVFLPGAAGTVQEVFDAATPNYYESRGAPRPMVLVNRDHWTARLPAWPLLSALAAGRSMAPRIALVDTVDEAPQALLRLGAAD